In Planctomycetia bacterium, one DNA window encodes the following:
- the pyrG gene encoding CTP synthase (glutamine hydrolyzing) — MPPGYKAGKTKYVGVFGTVMSGLGKGIFASSLAKVLKDKGLTVAPIKLEGYLNLDSGTLNPFRHGEVFVLDDGMECDMDLGTYERMLDQDMSRMNFSTSGQIFSAVLEKERRGGYLGRDVQMIPHVTGEVKSKLRQLAVTSDADVVFIEIGGTVGDVENAYFIEALRQLAFEEGPGSTCWVALTYVIEPPALGEQKSKAAQLGIKQLMQGGIQPHIVACRAKSPVTPKVREKIALYSSVREDRVFSMHDCESIYVIPEMVREAGLDRAVVEILGLQDRMHPELEAKACGVWSEFLGGIRQATERVTIGIAGKYTSVRDSYASIIKALEHSGARCRTAVDIRWIDTSTVNDNCVVQSLDGLDGIIVPAGFGARGAEGKITCIRHARTTGLPYLGICLGFQMAVIEFARNVCGLEGADSTEFDPDCRHPIISVLPEQKQIEGLGGNMRLGGQDVLLTPGSLASQLYSGARETRLRFRHRYEVDPRYIEQLESAGLIFSGRAPHLPIMQVLELPATTHPYFIGTQSHPELTSRPLRPDPFFLGLVRAAIARRTGHPAPTEFATGRAG, encoded by the coding sequence ATGCCGCCGGGCTACAAAGCCGGCAAAACCAAATACGTCGGCGTCTTCGGCACGGTCATGAGCGGACTGGGCAAAGGCATCTTCGCCAGCAGCCTCGCGAAAGTGCTCAAGGACAAGGGCCTGACGGTTGCGCCCATCAAACTCGAAGGATACCTGAATCTCGACTCCGGCACGCTGAACCCCTTTCGACACGGCGAGGTTTTCGTGCTGGACGACGGCATGGAATGCGACATGGACCTGGGGACCTACGAGCGCATGCTCGACCAGGACATGAGCCGGATGAACTTCTCCACCAGTGGGCAGATCTTCAGCGCCGTGCTGGAGAAAGAGCGACGTGGCGGGTATCTCGGCCGCGACGTGCAGATGATCCCGCATGTCACCGGCGAGGTGAAGAGCAAGCTGCGCCAGCTCGCGGTCACGTCCGACGCCGACGTGGTCTTCATTGAGATCGGCGGGACGGTCGGCGATGTGGAAAACGCCTACTTCATCGAGGCGCTGCGGCAACTTGCGTTTGAGGAAGGCCCGGGCAGCACCTGCTGGGTCGCGCTGACCTACGTGATCGAGCCGCCGGCGCTGGGCGAGCAGAAGTCCAAAGCCGCGCAACTCGGCATCAAGCAGCTCATGCAGGGCGGCATCCAACCGCACATCGTGGCCTGTCGCGCCAAGTCGCCGGTGACGCCGAAGGTGCGTGAGAAAATCGCCCTGTATTCCAGCGTGCGGGAGGATCGTGTTTTCTCCATGCACGACTGCGAATCAATTTATGTGATTCCCGAGATGGTGCGCGAGGCCGGGCTGGATCGGGCCGTCGTGGAGATTCTCGGCTTGCAGGATCGCATGCATCCCGAGCTGGAGGCCAAGGCCTGCGGCGTGTGGAGCGAGTTCCTGGGCGGCATCCGCCAGGCGACCGAGCGCGTCACGATCGGCATCGCCGGAAAATATACATCTGTAAGAGATAGCTACGCCTCGATCATCAAGGCCCTGGAGCACTCCGGCGCCCGGTGCCGCACGGCCGTGGACATCCGCTGGATCGACACGTCCACCGTCAACGACAATTGTGTGGTGCAATCGCTTGACGGCCTGGACGGCATCATCGTGCCCGCGGGCTTCGGCGCGCGCGGCGCGGAGGGCAAGATCACCTGCATCCGACACGCGCGAACGACCGGCCTGCCCTATCTGGGAATCTGCCTCGGTTTTCAGATGGCGGTCATCGAGTTTGCGCGGAACGTCTGCGGGCTGGAAGGCGCGGATTCCACCGAGTTCGACCCTGACTGCCGGCATCCCATTATCAGCGTCCTGCCGGAGCAGAAGCAGATCGAAGGACTCGGCGGCAACATGCGACTGGGCGGGCAGGATGTGCTGCTGACGCCCGGCTCACTCGCGTCGCAGCTTTACAGCGGCGCGCGAGAAACGCGTCTGCGATTTCGCCATCGTTACGAAGTGGATCCGCGCTACATCGAGCAGTTGGAATCCGCCGGGCTGATCTTCAGCGGACGTGCCCCGCACCTGCCGATCATGCAAGTGCTCGAACTTCCGGCGACGACCCACCCCTACTTCATCGGAACGCAATCCCATCCCGAACTAACGAGCCGACCGCTGCGACCTGATCCCTTTTTCCTCGGTCTTGTGCGCGCGGCGATCGCACGGCGGACTGGGCACCCGGCGCCAACGGAATTCGCGACGGGCCGCGCAGGTTGA
- a CDS encoding IPTL-CTERM sorting domain-containing protein, which yields MKTHNVLSPTALVLAGVVLVGVSPRSHAAQDQVTAAIPMNTLMRFGPFANNAGTDKVFSLAGLVNIFQPNTNVNVRFCWNPAANAAIPIQCSQWVTINYAMAGLNLPINTGPYWLPNACPRTVWVEIQPDMSIDIDAKFSHVCNNVPNPPGATQIIPSYHPSVPTVSEWGLIIMGLLLLTAGTIVIARRRAKESVLPMA from the coding sequence ATGAAAACTCATAACGTTCTTTCGCCAACAGCCCTTGTCCTGGCCGGTGTGGTGTTGGTTGGTGTATCACCGCGCTCTCACGCCGCCCAAGATCAGGTCACTGCGGCCATCCCAATGAATACCCTCATGCGATTTGGCCCGTTCGCCAACAACGCGGGCACAGATAAAGTTTTCAGCCTCGCCGGATTGGTGAACATCTTTCAACCGAATACCAATGTCAATGTGCGCTTCTGCTGGAATCCGGCCGCAAACGCCGCGATTCCAATACAATGCTCACAGTGGGTTACCATCAACTATGCTATGGCGGGATTGAACCTGCCGATCAATACGGGCCCTTACTGGCTGCCAAACGCTTGTCCACGGACAGTGTGGGTGGAGATTCAGCCGGACATGAGCATCGACATCGACGCGAAATTCTCGCATGTTTGCAACAATGTTCCTAACCCGCCGGGCGCCACGCAGATTATTCCGAGCTATCACCCCAGCGTACCCACCGTCTCTGAATGGGGCCTGATCATCATGGGGCTGCTGCTGTTGACAGCCGGTACCATCGTGATCGCTCGTCGTCGAGCGAAAGAGAGTGTCCTGCCGATGGCGTAA
- the rocD gene encoding ornithine--oxo-acid transaminase, which translates to MTASKTDEHLKIADQYGAHNYHPLPVVIESAKGVWVTDVDGKKYLDMLAAYSALNFGYSHPKLIETAKRQLDKVTLTSRAFHNDQLGPFCKELCDLTGYESVLPMNSGAEAVETAIKCARKWGHTQKGIEADKAEIIVARDNFHGRTTTIVSFSTDAQYRHGFGPFTPGFVLVPFDDAAALEKAITKNTAAFLVEPIQAESGIRVPSDGYLKKVREICTKHNVLFIADEIQTGMCRTGDRFAWQHEGPAARPDMMCLGKALGGGILPISAIVTSKKIMSVFTPGDHGSTFGGNPFACAVARTAMELIRTEGLEKRSKELGEYFRNKLKAVNAPAVQEVRGRGLLIGVQIKSNYPKARWFCERFMEQGILCKDAHDDVIRFAPPLVIEQKEIDWAMERIGPALLSAKPV; encoded by the coding sequence ATGACGGCCAGCAAGACAGACGAGCATCTCAAGATCGCAGACCAGTACGGCGCGCACAACTACCACCCTCTGCCGGTCGTCATCGAATCGGCCAAGGGCGTTTGGGTGACGGACGTCGATGGAAAGAAATACCTAGACATGCTCGCGGCCTACTCGGCGCTGAATTTCGGCTATTCGCACCCCAAGCTGATCGAGACCGCCAAACGTCAGCTCGACAAGGTCACGCTGACGTCGCGCGCCTTCCACAACGACCAGCTCGGCCCTTTCTGCAAGGAACTCTGCGATCTGACCGGCTATGAAAGCGTCCTGCCGATGAACAGCGGCGCCGAGGCCGTCGAAACCGCCATCAAGTGCGCCCGCAAATGGGGCCACACGCAAAAAGGCATCGAGGCTGACAAGGCCGAGATCATCGTCGCGCGGGACAATTTCCACGGCCGGACGACGACGATTGTCAGCTTCAGCACCGATGCGCAGTACCGGCACGGTTTCGGCCCGTTCACGCCCGGCTTCGTGCTCGTTCCCTTTGACGATGCCGCGGCACTGGAGAAGGCCATCACCAAGAACACCGCCGCGTTCCTCGTCGAGCCGATCCAGGCCGAGAGCGGCATCCGAGTGCCGAGCGATGGCTACCTCAAGAAAGTGCGCGAGATCTGCACGAAGCACAACGTCCTGTTCATCGCCGACGAGATTCAAACCGGAATGTGCCGCACCGGCGACCGCTTCGCCTGGCAGCACGAAGGCCCGGCGGCCCGCCCCGACATGATGTGCCTGGGCAAAGCGCTGGGCGGCGGCATTCTGCCGATCTCGGCAATCGTCACGTCGAAGAAAATCATGAGCGTCTTCACGCCCGGCGACCACGGCTCGACCTTCGGCGGCAACCCGTTCGCCTGCGCCGTCGCGCGCACCGCGATGGAGCTGATCCGCACCGAGGGATTGGAGAAACGCTCGAAGGAACTCGGCGAGTATTTCCGCAACAAGCTCAAGGCCGTCAACGCCCCGGCCGTGCAGGAGGTGCGCGGGCGCGGCCTGCTGATCGGCGTGCAAATCAAGTCGAATTATCCCAAGGCGCGGTGGTTCTGCGAGCGGTTCATGGAGCAGGGCATTCTCTGCAAGGACGCGCACGACGACGTGATCCGCTTCGCCCCGCCGCTGGTCATCGAGCAGAAGGAAATCGACTGGGCGATGGAACGCATCGGCCCGGCCCTGCTAAGCGCCAAGCCGGTGTAA
- a CDS encoding efflux RND transporter periplasmic adaptor subunit, which yields MTPPTTDLTALARPRGAASTGDAAAPTSGIARPRPRWVTRWGIPGGIVSLAFVLFVYVSADALWPATDVRIVKVVAKSGVGGTAAATVQAPGWVEADPYPTVVSALADGVVAEVLALEGARIKAGDVVARLIPDDARIGLEKAAAELAERESALRFAEATLEAAQREWDNPVELTRRVASAEAALAEREAELHRWPSELAAAQAVAAELGAECARIERLHADKQASEIEFIRATQRCESQRATVASIEARRPILQAQLDAARAELAAAKENLRLRIPEKRALDEARAAVASAHAAVDRARAARDEARLRLERMEVRSSVAGVVMTRLVEPGSKVMQATDNPMSSHVVRLYDPGRLQVRVDVPLAEAAQVSIGQDAEVVVNVLPDRVFRGRVTRVLHEADIQKNTLQVKVAITDPAAELKPEMLARVRFLSTDSATGASSDLSVFAPEAVIRRDDGGNPYVWLVDSSARRAQRRAIKLGTAKQDGWVQVAEGLQPGDSLIVDPPASLRDGARIRATGDTRSKQ from the coding sequence ATGACTCCTCCCACGACTGATCTGACGGCGCTCGCTCGGCCGCGCGGTGCTGCTTCAACCGGCGACGCAGCCGCGCCGACGAGCGGAATCGCAAGGCCCCGCCCGCGATGGGTGACGCGCTGGGGCATACCCGGCGGGATCGTCAGCCTTGCATTCGTACTATTTGTCTATGTATCAGCCGATGCGCTGTGGCCCGCCACCGATGTGCGAATCGTGAAGGTCGTTGCCAAGTCGGGCGTCGGCGGCACGGCTGCGGCGACGGTGCAGGCGCCCGGTTGGGTCGAGGCCGATCCATATCCGACGGTGGTGTCGGCGCTGGCGGATGGCGTGGTCGCGGAAGTGCTGGCGCTGGAAGGCGCGCGGATCAAGGCGGGCGATGTGGTTGCACGGCTCATTCCCGACGACGCGCGAATCGGGCTGGAAAAGGCCGCCGCGGAGCTGGCGGAGCGCGAGTCGGCGTTGAGGTTCGCCGAGGCAACGCTTGAAGCGGCGCAGCGCGAGTGGGACAACCCGGTGGAGCTGACGCGGCGCGTGGCGTCGGCCGAAGCGGCGTTGGCCGAGCGCGAGGCGGAATTGCATCGGTGGCCGTCGGAACTGGCGGCAGCGCAGGCCGTCGCGGCCGAGCTGGGGGCCGAATGCGCTCGAATCGAGCGGCTGCACGCGGATAAGCAGGCGAGCGAGATCGAGTTCATCCGCGCGACGCAGCGGTGCGAATCGCAACGGGCGACCGTCGCTTCGATCGAGGCGAGGCGGCCGATCCTTCAGGCGCAGCTCGATGCGGCGCGCGCGGAGCTGGCGGCGGCGAAGGAGAATCTCCGGCTGCGCATCCCGGAGAAGCGAGCGCTGGATGAGGCCCGTGCGGCCGTGGCGTCGGCACACGCGGCGGTTGATCGCGCGCGCGCGGCGAGAGATGAGGCCCGCTTGCGGTTGGAACGGATGGAGGTTCGGTCGTCCGTGGCGGGTGTTGTGATGACGCGACTGGTGGAGCCGGGGTCGAAAGTCATGCAGGCGACGGACAATCCGATGTCGTCGCACGTGGTGCGGCTCTATGACCCCGGGAGATTGCAGGTGCGCGTGGACGTGCCGCTTGCAGAAGCGGCGCAGGTCAGCATCGGTCAGGACGCGGAAGTCGTGGTGAATGTTCTGCCGGACCGGGTCTTTCGGGGGCGGGTGACGCGCGTTTTGCATGAGGCGGACATTCAGAAGAACACGTTGCAGGTCAAGGTGGCGATTACCGATCCCGCGGCGGAACTCAAACCCGAGATGCTCGCGCGCGTGCGGTTTCTCTCGACCGATTCCGCGACCGGTGCGAGCAGTGACTTGAGCGTTTTCGCGCCCGAGGCGGTGATCCGTCGCGATGACGGCGGCAACCCCTACGTTTGGCTGGTCGATTCCTCGGCGCGCCGGGCGCAGCGCCGCGCGATCAAGCTCGGGACGGCCAAACAGGATGGATGGGTTCAGGTCGCGGAAGGCCTTCAACCGGGGGACTCGCTCATCGTGGACCCGCCGGCTTCGCTGCGCGATGGGGCGCGAATTCGCGCGACGGGGGACACACGTTCGAAGCAGTAG
- a CDS encoding FtsX-like permease family protein: MVAPKFWPVILKQALRQKTRSGLTIAGVALMMVFFGGVRAMQAGVEEATRASSDDSRLIVYRKDRYCPATSRLPQSYLDRLRAVPGVASVVPVRVVVNNCRTALDVVTFRGVPEDAFAADYAGQIRFVAGSLEDWRRRSDAVLLGETLANRRRLKVGDRFDAAGITVYVAGIIASDEAQHENVAYAHLSFIQYATGGRQGGYVTQFDILTRPGVPPDSVAAAIDKEFAKDADPTFTQSAQSFVAGAAKDIVEIAGFTRWLGWAALAAVMALVSNAVFLAVRQRVTEHAVLQTLGFDGGLLARWVVTEGLLLSMIGGVAGCSVVVLWLAWGQYSISVEGVSIPIRAGLSLFAQGAALSAVVGIIAGLVPAWEVSRREIATCFRTV, encoded by the coding sequence ATGGTCGCACCGAAGTTCTGGCCGGTCATTCTCAAGCAGGCGCTTCGCCAGAAGACGCGCAGCGGCCTGACGATCGCCGGCGTTGCGCTGATGATGGTTTTCTTCGGCGGCGTGCGCGCGATGCAGGCGGGTGTCGAGGAGGCAACGCGCGCGTCGAGCGACGATTCTCGCCTGATCGTCTATCGCAAGGACCGCTACTGCCCGGCGACAAGTCGACTGCCGCAGTCGTACCTGGATCGGCTGCGCGCGGTTCCGGGGGTCGCGTCGGTGGTGCCGGTGCGGGTGGTGGTGAACAATTGCCGCACGGCGCTGGACGTGGTGACGTTTCGAGGCGTGCCGGAAGATGCTTTCGCGGCCGACTATGCAGGCCAGATTCGATTCGTCGCCGGCTCGCTCGAAGACTGGCGACGGCGTAGTGACGCCGTGCTCCTCGGCGAGACGCTTGCAAATCGCCGACGCTTGAAGGTGGGGGACCGCTTCGACGCGGCGGGGATCACGGTCTATGTCGCGGGCATCATCGCATCGGACGAAGCCCAGCACGAAAACGTCGCCTACGCGCACTTGAGTTTTATCCAATACGCGACCGGCGGGCGGCAGGGCGGATATGTAACACAATTTGATATTCTCACGCGACCGGGTGTGCCGCCGGATTCCGTCGCGGCGGCCATTGACAAGGAGTTCGCCAAGGACGCCGATCCGACTTTCACGCAGTCGGCGCAATCGTTCGTGGCCGGAGCGGCGAAGGACATCGTCGAGATCGCGGGCTTCACGCGCTGGCTTGGCTGGGCGGCGCTGGCAGCCGTGATGGCCCTGGTGAGCAACGCGGTGTTCCTCGCGGTGCGTCAGCGCGTCACGGAGCACGCAGTGCTACAGACGCTGGGATTCGATGGCGGGCTGCTGGCTCGATGGGTTGTTACCGAGGGCTTGCTGCTAAGCATGATTGGCGGAGTGGCCGGGTGCAGCGTGGTGGTGCTGTGGTTGGCGTGGGGGCAATACAGCATCTCGGTGGAGGGTGTCAGCATTCCCATCCGCGCGGGGTTGTCGCTCTTTGCACAGGGCGCGGCGTTGAGCGCGGTCGTGGGAATCATCGCGGGGCTGGTTCCCGCGTGGGAAGTCTCCCGCCGGGAAATTGCAACGTGCTTTCGAACCGTTTGA
- a CDS encoding diguanylate cyclase, whose product MAESAIQLRRGLFGLQFRTTALLAVIVVVATGLCGWTYARFSSSLILSESRRHTTDLARAVAFSSSSEVANQDRTTLTRTAQACVSQGELAYLVFTDISGEILASCQRGAGNINSLLVDGTNRVLVDPINQPRLLHHGEFGPRIDVIYPVTITSAEASGLAAPTVGFVRLGVSLVSATARLARLRQDIIWLCVAVALLMVPVGFQAVRVVIAPINRLAEAVSAFASGQRDVRVPLGKHEWGEIADLKRAFNDMADQLNGSHEKLVKLNAELEDRVRERTLDLERANMRLAEMASRDSLTGLYNRRHFNDVLAQLFAEAARYNTEITCMMLDLDNFKQVNDTLGHHMGDQLLQITSEVLLACIREADVPVRYGGDEFAVLFPRTTPAEATASAERILTRFKRELLRRMPDAHFVSLSIGLASRENNLPATCIELVHLADEALYKAKAAGKNQIKAIRPSQVRRSPSKQIQA is encoded by the coding sequence GTGGCAGAATCCGCCATTCAACTGCGTCGTGGGCTGTTCGGGCTTCAATTCCGAACGACCGCGCTGCTCGCCGTCATCGTCGTGGTCGCCACGGGATTGTGCGGATGGACCTATGCGCGTTTTTCTTCATCGCTCATCTTAAGCGAATCGCGCCGGCACACCACCGATCTCGCACGCGCCGTGGCCTTTTCCAGCAGCAGCGAGGTGGCGAACCAGGATCGGACAACCTTGACCCGGACGGCGCAGGCGTGCGTTTCACAAGGCGAACTGGCTTATCTCGTCTTCACGGACATCAGCGGCGAGATTCTCGCCAGTTGTCAGCGCGGCGCGGGCAACATCAACAGCTTACTGGTCGATGGTACCAATCGGGTGCTCGTCGATCCCATCAACCAGCCGCGGCTGCTTCATCACGGCGAGTTCGGCCCGCGGATCGACGTTATCTACCCCGTGACGATTACCTCGGCGGAAGCAAGCGGCTTGGCCGCGCCGACCGTCGGATTTGTCAGGCTGGGCGTCAGCCTGGTATCGGCTACTGCTCGACTCGCTCGGCTGCGTCAGGACATCATCTGGCTGTGCGTCGCTGTTGCGTTGTTGATGGTCCCCGTCGGGTTCCAGGCGGTGCGCGTGGTGATCGCGCCGATCAACCGGCTGGCGGAAGCCGTGTCGGCGTTTGCATCGGGTCAGCGCGACGTGCGCGTGCCGTTGGGCAAGCATGAGTGGGGCGAGATCGCCGATCTGAAGCGCGCGTTCAACGACATGGCCGATCAGTTGAATGGTTCTCACGAGAAGCTGGTCAAGCTGAATGCGGAGCTGGAGGATCGTGTGCGCGAGCGGACGCTCGATCTGGAGCGTGCGAACATGCGGCTGGCGGAGATGGCCTCGCGCGATTCGCTCACGGGGCTTTACAACCGCCGGCACTTCAACGACGTGCTGGCGCAACTCTTCGCCGAGGCGGCGCGATACAACACCGAAATCACCTGCATGATGCTGGACCTCGACAACTTCAAGCAGGTCAACGACACGCTCGGTCACCACATGGGCGACCAACTCCTTCAGATTACATCCGAAGTGTTGCTAGCCTGCATCCGCGAGGCCGACGTGCCGGTGCGCTACGGCGGCGATGAGTTCGCCGTGCTCTTCCCGCGCACCACGCCGGCCGAGGCGACCGCCAGCGCCGAGCGGATTCTGACGCGTTTCAAACGCGAGCTGCTCCGCCGGATGCCCGATGCGCATTTCGTGTCGCTGTCGATCGGCCTGGCGAGCCGTGAAAACAACTTGCCCGCGACGTGCATCGAACTGGTCCACCTCGCCGACGAAGCACTCTACAAGGCCAAGGCGGCGGGCAAGAATCAGATCAAAGCCATTCGGCCTTCCCAGGTGCGGCGCAGCCCGTCGAAGCAGATTCAGGCCTGA
- a CDS encoding ABC transporter permease — protein MRRIPFEYAVRNLGRSPQRCAAGLVGSALVVLLILCAGGFVRGMIRGLSVTGQPDNVILLGAGSEESIERSEVDAAVPGIVAAAISGIRSDLGQAYVSEESHVQVEIRERADAQETRSALIRGVTPAALLVHRQVRIVEGRFPRAGNRELLAGRHAAVRLGLSNASLAPGGSIWVDGREWKVVGRFAAPGSVIESELWCPLSDIQIMMKRTGYSCVVLTLGDAEFADVDAFCKQRLDLELVAIRESDYYEKLTDFFRPIRMVVWATAALIALGGLFGGLNTLYAAFASRVRELATLQTLGFSRRAILLSLIQESQVLTCAGALVASLAAVLWLDGLAVRFSMGVFALAIDGPTLALGIGAALLLGLFGALPPGWRCLRPTIGEALKAA, from the coding sequence ATGCGACGCATTCCATTTGAATATGCCGTGCGAAACCTGGGGCGTTCGCCGCAGCGGTGCGCCGCCGGGCTGGTCGGCAGCGCGCTCGTGGTGCTGCTAATTCTGTGCGCAGGGGGCTTCGTACGCGGCATGATTCGCGGGCTATCGGTGACAGGGCAGCCGGACAACGTCATTTTGCTTGGCGCAGGGAGCGAGGAGAGCATTGAGCGAAGCGAGGTCGACGCCGCGGTGCCGGGCATTGTCGCGGCTGCGATCAGCGGGATTCGCTCGGACCTGGGCCAGGCGTATGTCTCTGAAGAATCGCATGTGCAGGTGGAGATTCGCGAACGAGCGGATGCACAGGAAACGCGGTCGGCGCTGATTCGTGGTGTCACGCCGGCCGCGCTGCTGGTGCATCGACAGGTGCGCATCGTGGAAGGGCGCTTTCCGCGCGCAGGGAACCGCGAGTTGCTCGCCGGTCGCCATGCGGCGGTGCGTCTAGGGCTGTCCAATGCGTCGCTCGCGCCCGGCGGATCGATTTGGGTGGATGGTCGCGAATGGAAGGTCGTCGGCCGCTTCGCGGCGCCGGGCAGTGTGATTGAATCGGAGCTGTGGTGCCCGCTGTCGGACATTCAGATCATGATGAAGCGGACGGGTTACTCCTGCGTCGTGCTGACGCTGGGCGACGCAGAGTTCGCGGATGTCGATGCGTTCTGCAAGCAGCGACTGGACCTGGAACTGGTGGCGATTCGCGAATCGGACTATTACGAAAAATTGACGGATTTCTTCAGACCGATCCGCATGGTGGTATGGGCGACCGCGGCGCTGATCGCGCTGGGCGGCCTCTTCGGCGGGTTGAACACGCTCTACGCGGCGTTCGCCTCGCGCGTGCGCGAGCTGGCGACGTTGCAAACGCTGGGCTTCTCGCGCCGCGCGATCTTGTTGAGCCTGATTCAGGAATCGCAGGTACTGACCTGCGCCGGTGCGCTGGTCGCATCGCTCGCAGCCGTGCTTTGGCTGGACGGCTTGGCGGTGCGTTTCTCGATGGGAGTGTTCGCGCTGGCGATTGACGGGCCGACGCTCGCGCTGGGCATCGGTGCGGCGCTGCTGCTTGGATTGTTCGGCGCGTTGCCGCCGGGCTGGCGATGCCTGCGGCCGACAATCGGCGAGGCCTTGAAGGCAGCGTGA
- a CDS encoding ABC transporter ATP-binding protein, with product MPLIECHRLTKSYRKGEMEITPLSNLDLMVEAGEFLALMGPSGSGKTTLLNLIAGIDRPTSGRLVIDGVDVGARSRSELARWRSEYIGYIFQLYNLIPTLTAYENVELPLLLHDYSREVRHQKVTLALDLVGLADRYDHFPRQLSGGQEQRVAIARAIVTDPRILVADEPTGDLDASAAQAVIALLKRLNRELGKTLIMVTHDPHTAEHASRTLHLEKGALVETEQPRLAGVEA from the coding sequence ATGCCTTTGATCGAATGCCATCGCCTGACCAAGTCGTATCGCAAGGGTGAGATGGAAATCACGCCGCTGTCCAATCTCGACCTCATGGTGGAGGCGGGGGAGTTTCTCGCGCTGATGGGGCCGTCGGGCAGCGGCAAGACGACGCTCCTGAATCTGATCGCCGGGATAGACCGGCCGACGTCCGGGCGATTGGTGATCGACGGGGTCGATGTCGGAGCAAGGTCGCGTTCGGAGCTGGCCCGCTGGCGGTCGGAATACATCGGTTACATCTTTCAGTTGTACAACCTGATTCCAACACTCACGGCGTACGAGAACGTCGAACTGCCGCTGCTGTTGCACGATTACTCGCGAGAGGTTCGGCATCAGAAAGTCACGCTCGCGTTGGATCTGGTGGGGCTTGCGGATCGTTACGATCACTTCCCGCGGCAGTTGAGTGGCGGGCAGGAGCAGCGTGTCGCCATCGCCCGCGCCATCGTCACCGACCCGCGCATTCTCGTCGCCGACGAACCGACCGGCGATCTCGACGCGAGCGCGGCCCAGGCGGTGATCGCGTTGCTCAAGCGGCTCAATCGCGAACTAGGCAAGACGCTCATCATGGTGACGCACGATCCACACACGGCCGAACACGCCTCGCGCACGCTGCATCTGGAGAAGGGCGCGCTGGTCGAGACGGAGCAGCCTCGCCTTGCGGGAGTGGAGGCATAA
- a CDS encoding STAS domain-containing protein, translated as MANRMLVTDYAGVTVVTFTDSSILDSAAIDQLGKDLYALPDAQDKQKLILDFTRVKTLSSRALGLLINLKKKVQAIKGDLALCGMNGEIKKMFSITGLEKEFSFYADDAAALKAFNVHLR; from the coding sequence GTGGCGAATCGCATGCTGGTGACGGACTATGCAGGTGTCACAGTAGTGACATTCACGGACAGTTCCATACTGGACAGCGCCGCCATCGACCAGCTCGGCAAGGATCTGTACGCCCTGCCAGACGCCCAGGACAAGCAGAAGCTGATTCTCGATTTCACGCGGGTCAAAACGCTGTCCTCCCGGGCGCTGGGCCTGCTCATCAACCTGAAGAAGAAGGTGCAGGCCATCAAGGGCGATCTGGCCCTTTGCGGGATGAACGGGGAAATCAAGAAGATGTTCTCGATCACCGGGCTGGAGAAAGAGTTCAGCTTCTACGCCGACGACGCCGCGGCTCTGAAGGCTTTCAACGTCCACCTTCGATAA